In Anthonomus grandis grandis chromosome 5, icAntGran1.3, whole genome shotgun sequence, the following are encoded in one genomic region:
- the LOC126736681 gene encoding uncharacterized protein LOC126736681 isoform X2, producing the protein MVRNRSSEIFQVLCSPTENGLKSRGFMSKRASQSNDSFQKLFGNAENHRVPPRRGSLTNHDVTHRNPVTGNGVSSWDAKPVKTKTKVYKERNPVTGETYLIACPTENPTKLDGNATIYIKSEMSKN; encoded by the exons AT GGTACGTAATCGTTCCTCAGAAATATTCCAAGTGCTCTGCTCGCCGACCGAAAATGGACTGAAATCCAGAGGCTTTATGTCCAAACGTGCCTCCCAAAGCAACGATTCGTTCCAGAAGCTCTTTGGTAACGCGGAGAACCATCGCGTACCACCTAGGAGGGGATCTTTGACCAATCATG ATGTGACCCACCGGAATCCTGTAACTGGGAACGGAGTATCTTCGTGGGACGCCAAGCCAGTCAAGACAAAAACCAAAGTATATAAGG aacgTAACCCGGTGACTGGAGAAACCTACTTGATAGCCTGCCCCACAGAAAACCCCACGAAACTGGATGGGAACGCCACCATATACATCAAGAGCGAAATGAGCAAGAACTAA